From one Flavobacterium kingsejongi genomic stretch:
- a CDS encoding MarR family winged helix-turn-helix transcriptional regulator — protein sequence MNTIDASGILAISTRLQRLSEQLRKDGLQIYKLYDIDFEPKWFPVVYALYHKKQLGIVELAAEIGYSHPSTISLLKELEKQKLIRSKKDKNDERKRLVALTANGEALVGRMEPVWQHIKNLLTEVTETENNLLKAVNEVEENLRRQTFLQRALRDLDIPDQ from the coding sequence ATGAATACTATTGATGCCTCAGGAATACTCGCTATTTCCACCCGGTTACAGCGACTTAGCGAACAATTGCGTAAAGACGGCCTACAAATTTATAAGTTATATGATATCGATTTTGAACCGAAGTGGTTTCCTGTAGTGTATGCGCTTTATCATAAAAAACAACTGGGTATAGTAGAGCTTGCTGCAGAAATAGGATATTCCCACCCGTCAACGATTAGCCTGCTTAAAGAATTGGAAAAGCAAAAATTGATCCGTTCTAAAAAAGATAAAAATGACGAACGTAAACGGCTTGTTGCGCTCACGGCAAATGGAGAAGCTTTAGTAGGGCGAATGGAGCCGGTATGGCAACACATCAAAAACCTCCTGACTGAAGTTACAGAGACGGAAAATAATCTTCTGAAAGCAGTTAATGAAGTCGAAGAAAATTTAAGGCGACAGACTTTTTTACAACGTGCCTTACGCGATTTGGATATTCCGGATCAGTAA
- a CDS encoding MFS transporter translates to MHSKKNIILIIASMAIFVESLDIAIINLTIPSIQQQFGISSAEVQWLQTLYVLLYGGFLIIGGKLSDSIGRKSIFIAGALLFLLTSLGAGLSNNFAILAFFRALQGLGAALIMPSALSIVTHTFTEKQERAKAIGIFSSFAAIGSGSGLSLGGIISTYWGWHWVFLMNVPILIVVIIAAVYFLSKDPDSVRQKSPDILSGLLLLTGLLLISYSVHQIGSIRESYGLLSALCIATVVCFSLLYSRLTTHTNPLIAITIFRSQAVVAANGALFLLGALFTGYLFLISLLFQKDLNFSAATSGLLLVPFSLLSAFVAKFILPSIMRSLSPYKVGILGMTLMVTGTGMLFLALLTGYPIWLLLLSAALITGLGMTICFTSLSVLSIQDIPAAHYGLASSLGSTSYFLGAGIGLSLLALCIQSTSTTVVVSYGTVILLGGYAITGLLWLLRYQNKKATTPVLYSTK, encoded by the coding sequence ATGCATTCTAAAAAGAACATTATTCTCATTATTGCCTCTATGGCAATATTTGTAGAATCCCTTGATATCGCCATTATCAACCTTACCATACCTTCCATTCAACAGCAGTTCGGAATTAGCAGTGCCGAAGTACAATGGCTGCAAACACTCTATGTTTTATTATATGGTGGTTTTTTAATTATCGGAGGAAAACTATCGGATAGTATAGGACGAAAATCCATTTTTATAGCAGGCGCCCTTTTATTTCTGCTAACATCGTTAGGCGCCGGGCTTTCCAACAACTTTGCCATACTTGCTTTTTTCAGGGCTTTGCAAGGCTTGGGCGCCGCCTTAATTATGCCATCAGCACTTTCTATCGTCACACACACATTTACCGAAAAACAGGAACGTGCCAAAGCGATAGGGATTTTCAGTTCCTTTGCCGCTATAGGATCAGGCAGCGGATTATCGTTAGGCGGTATTATAAGTACCTATTGGGGCTGGCACTGGGTTTTTTTGATGAATGTCCCTATTTTAATAGTAGTGATCATCGCTGCAGTATATTTCCTATCCAAAGATCCGGATAGCGTCCGCCAGAAATCACCCGATATCCTCTCGGGACTGTTACTGCTTACTGGCCTGTTATTAATAAGCTATAGCGTACATCAGATCGGTAGCATTCGGGAAAGCTATGGCCTATTATCAGCACTTTGTATAGCGACTGTGGTTTGTTTTTCGTTATTATACTCACGACTTACTACTCATACTAATCCCTTAATAGCTATTACTATTTTCCGCTCACAGGCTGTAGTAGCTGCTAACGGGGCCCTATTTTTACTGGGGGCTTTATTTACCGGCTATCTTTTCCTAATTTCTTTATTATTTCAAAAAGACCTGAATTTTAGCGCTGCTACATCGGGACTGCTCCTGGTACCTTTCAGTTTACTTTCTGCATTTGTTGCTAAATTCATACTCCCTTCAATTATGCGCTCTTTATCACCATACAAAGTAGGCATACTTGGGATGACACTCATGGTTACCGGAACGGGGATGTTATTTTTAGCCCTCCTTACAGGTTATCCCATTTGGTTATTACTCTTATCGGCTGCCTTAATAACAGGATTAGGAATGACAATTTGCTTTACAAGCCTTTCTGTACTTTCCATACAGGATATTCCGGCTGCACATTATGGATTAGCATCGAGCCTGGGCAGTACTTCTTATTTTTTAGGGGCAGGCATCGGCCTTTCGCTTTTAGCCTTATGCATCCAAAGCACATCTACTACTGTAGTGGTTAGTTACGGCACCGTTATCCTATTGGGAGGCTATGCCATCACGGGACTATTATGGCTGCTGCGTTACCAGAATAAAAAAGCAACGACCCCAGTGCTATATAGTACCAAATAG
- a CDS encoding Lrp/AsnC family transcriptional regulator, translating into MKTEHPIKNAVTLDDKDYEIMRLLEENAKLTVRDIAIKINLSATPTHERIKRLEKSGVIKNYAAILDKKKVNKGIMAICMITLKEHNKKAGTEFINSVTAFKEVLECYNISGDFDFMLKIVSESMDSYHHFFVNELCEVKGIGQTKSIFVMDIIKETHQML; encoded by the coding sequence ATGAAAACAGAACATCCCATTAAGAATGCCGTTACATTAGATGACAAGGATTATGAGATCATGCGTTTGCTTGAAGAAAATGCGAAACTTACCGTCAGGGACATTGCTATTAAGATTAATCTGAGTGCTACGCCAACCCATGAACGGATCAAGAGGTTGGAGAAAAGTGGAGTAATTAAAAATTATGCAGCAATACTGGATAAAAAAAAGGTCAACAAAGGCATTATGGCGATTTGTATGATTACACTGAAAGAGCATAACAAGAAAGCGGGTACTGAATTTATCAATTCGGTTACGGCTTTTAAGGAAGTTCTGGAATGTTATAATATCTCAGGAGATTTTGATTTTATGCTCAAGATTGTATCGGAAAGCATGGACAGCTACCACCATTTTTTTGTAAATGAATTATGTGAGGTCAAAGGAATAGGGCAGACGAAAAGTATTTTTGTAATGGATATTATTAAAGAGACTCATCAGATGTTATAG
- a CDS encoding AMP nucleosidase translates to MNEEKEVKKDEAILSKAKTVKEVETPIKPGLKTKEDIVKNWLPRYTGRPLEEFGQYILLTNFSKYLHMFSEWHDNAPVMGLDKPMQSVTANGITIINFGMGSPLAATMMDLLSAIMPKAVLFLGKCGGLQKKNQLGDLILPIAAIRGEGTSNDYLPAEVPALPAFALQKAISTTIREHSRDYWTGTCYTTNRRVWEHDKEFKKYLKTLRAMAVDMETATIFTTGFANKIPTGALLLVSDQPMIPEGVKTAESDSKVTNEYVETHLRIGIDSLKQLINQGLTVKHLLF, encoded by the coding sequence ATGAATGAAGAAAAAGAGGTAAAAAAGGATGAAGCAATCCTTTCAAAAGCAAAAACGGTTAAAGAAGTAGAAACACCGATAAAGCCCGGATTGAAAACCAAAGAGGATATTGTAAAGAATTGGTTGCCCCGGTATACCGGTCGGCCATTGGAGGAATTTGGGCAGTATATATTGCTTACGAATTTTAGTAAATACCTTCATATGTTCTCGGAATGGCATGATAACGCTCCGGTAATGGGGCTTGACAAGCCGATGCAAAGTGTGACGGCCAATGGGATTACGATTATCAATTTTGGTATGGGGAGTCCATTAGCGGCGACCATGATGGATCTCCTGAGTGCAATTATGCCTAAAGCCGTACTTTTTTTAGGAAAATGCGGAGGGCTGCAAAAGAAAAATCAATTAGGGGATCTTATTCTTCCTATCGCCGCCATTCGTGGTGAAGGGACTTCAAATGATTATCTTCCGGCTGAGGTTCCTGCATTACCTGCGTTTGCTTTGCAAAAAGCAATTTCAACAACAATCAGGGAGCATTCCAGGGATTATTGGACAGGGACTTGCTATACGACAAACCGCAGGGTATGGGAGCATGATAAAGAATTTAAAAAATACCTGAAAACATTACGTGCTATGGCGGTAGATATGGAAACAGCAACCATTTTTACAACCGGATTTGCCAACAAAATCCCTACAGGTGCACTGTTGCTGGTTTCAGATCAGCCGATGATTCCGGAAGGTGTCAAAACAGCTGAGAGTGATAGTAAGGTAACGAATGAATATGTAGAAACACATTTAAGAATCGGTATCGATTCGCTGAAACAACTGATCAATCAGGGATTGACAGTGAAACACCTCCTTTTTTAG
- a CDS encoding ATP-grasp domain-containing protein: MTIAYITYNDKGAYSSTTVEEEDNRLLNFLIKKGLTIEKVIWNDPAADWKKYDLALLKSPWDYFDYIHDFYQWLEMLESNNIRLLNPSAVLKWNADKHYLQDIQSAGLPITESHFIPKGTAVLLHYYFKLFNANAFIIKPCISGGSKNTYKVTPKNATELNSKIKTLLTLEDFIIQPFLPEIEKEGEWSFVFFNGKFSHALIKKAKQNDFRVQPAFGGTIHPQTPSSKLLKDTQRYIDQFAPNCLYARVDGVLVDNTFILMELELIEPFLFLNTHPENYEHYYQALAELIQ, from the coding sequence ATGACTATTGCCTATATTACCTATAACGACAAAGGCGCATACAGTTCTACCACCGTGGAAGAAGAAGACAACCGCCTATTGAATTTCCTGATTAAAAAAGGACTGACTATTGAAAAAGTGATCTGGAACGATCCTGCAGCAGATTGGAAAAAATATGACCTGGCACTTTTAAAATCGCCCTGGGATTATTTTGATTACATCCATGATTTCTATCAGTGGCTTGAAATGCTGGAATCTAATAACATCCGCCTCTTAAATCCTTCTGCAGTACTAAAATGGAATGCCGACAAACATTACCTTCAGGATATTCAATCAGCCGGATTACCCATAACAGAAAGTCATTTTATACCCAAAGGCACAGCAGTACTGCTGCACTATTATTTTAAGCTGTTCAATGCTAATGCGTTTATCATAAAACCCTGCATTAGTGGTGGATCTAAAAACACTTATAAAGTCACGCCTAAAAATGCAACCGAATTAAATTCAAAAATAAAAACATTGCTTACCCTGGAAGACTTTATCATACAGCCTTTTTTACCTGAAATTGAAAAAGAAGGAGAATGGTCATTTGTCTTTTTTAATGGCAAATTCAGCCATGCTCTCATCAAAAAAGCAAAACAAAATGACTTCAGGGTACAACCTGCCTTCGGCGGAACAATCCACCCTCAGACTCCATCTTCAAAACTACTGAAAGACACACAACGCTATATCGATCAGTTTGCCCCGAATTGCTTATATGCACGCGTTGACGGTGTATTAGTTGACAATACCTTTATTTTAATGGAACTGGAACTCATCGAACCCTTTTTATTTTTAAACACCCATCCCGAAAATTACGAACATTACTACCAAGCCCTGGCAGAACTTATCCAATAA
- a CDS encoding ribose-phosphate pyrophosphokinase: MPHLEPEAKIFACSQSVHLAEQIAKDYGIPLGRVTFSKYSDGEFQPSYEESIRGLRVFIVCSTFPSTDNLMELLLMIDAAKRASARHITAVIPYFGWARQDRKDKPRVPIGAKLVAKLIETAGATRIMTMDLHADQIQGFFEKPVDHLFASTIFLPYVKSLKLDNLTIASPDMGGSKRAYAYSKFLESDVVICYKQRKAANIIESMELIGEVRGRNVILVDDMIDTGGTLAKAADLMIEKGALSVRAICTHAILSGEAYEKIENSKLSELIVTDSIPLKKESFKIRVVSCAPLFAEVMHMVHHNNSISGKFLM; the protein is encoded by the coding sequence ATGCCACACCTAGAACCAGAAGCAAAAATATTTGCTTGTTCACAAAGTGTACACCTGGCGGAACAAATAGCAAAAGACTATGGGATTCCGTTAGGACGCGTGACCTTTTCAAAATATAGCGATGGTGAATTTCAGCCATCTTATGAAGAATCCATCAGAGGATTGCGTGTATTTATTGTTTGTTCTACTTTTCCAAGTACTGATAACCTGATGGAATTATTGCTGATGATTGATGCTGCAAAGCGTGCGTCTGCAAGACATATTACAGCGGTTATTCCTTATTTTGGATGGGCAAGACAAGATCGCAAGGATAAACCGAGAGTTCCGATTGGAGCAAAATTAGTAGCAAAACTAATTGAAACCGCAGGAGCAACCCGAATCATGACTATGGATTTGCATGCAGACCAGATTCAGGGATTCTTTGAAAAGCCTGTAGATCATTTGTTTGCTTCAACGATCTTTCTGCCTTATGTAAAAAGCCTGAAGCTGGATAATCTTACAATTGCATCCCCGGATATGGGAGGTTCTAAAAGAGCGTATGCGTATTCTAAATTTTTAGAATCCGATGTAGTAATTTGCTACAAACAAAGAAAAGCAGCCAACATCATTGAGTCAATGGAGTTGATCGGAGAAGTAAGAGGCCGTAATGTAATTTTGGTTGATGACATGATCGACACCGGAGGAACATTGGCAAAAGCAGCGGATCTGATGATTGAAAAAGGAGCATTGAGTGTAAGAGCAATCTGTACACATGCAATATTATCAGGAGAAGCTTATGAAAAGATAGAAAACTCAAAATTGAGTGAGCTTATCGTAACCGATTCTATTCCGTTAAAGAAAGAATCATTTAAGATTAGAGTCGTGAGTTGTGCACCTCTTTTCGCAGAAGTTATGCACATGGTGCACCACAACAATTCCATCAGTGGAAAATTTTTAATGTAA
- a CDS encoding 50S ribosomal protein L25/general stress protein Ctc: MKSITIKGSERESVGKSATKAVRNAGLVPCVLYGGDQPVHFTAPEAAFKGLVYTPNVHTVAIELENGKAFNAILQDIQVHPVSDKILHIDFYQLHDDKEITMEVPVKVVGTSKGVLAGGVLRLNTRKLKVRALPKNLPDFVEADITPLEMGNKLYVTKIPVDNFKLLNPDNTVVAQVRISRAAMKAAQEAAKAAKAPAKGKKK, from the coding sequence ATGAAATCAATTACGATTAAAGGATCAGAAAGAGAAAGCGTGGGCAAATCGGCAACGAAAGCGGTACGTAATGCTGGATTGGTTCCTTGCGTGTTATACGGAGGAGATCAGCCAGTACACTTTACAGCACCAGAAGCAGCTTTCAAGGGCTTAGTTTACACTCCAAACGTGCACACCGTGGCAATCGAATTGGAAAATGGTAAAGCTTTTAACGCTATTCTTCAGGATATCCAGGTTCACCCGGTATCTGACAAAATTTTACACATCGATTTCTATCAACTTCATGATGATAAAGAAATCACTATGGAAGTTCCGGTTAAAGTTGTTGGAACATCTAAAGGTGTATTAGCAGGTGGTGTTTTACGTTTAAATACACGTAAATTAAAAGTTAGAGCATTACCAAAAAACCTTCCGGATTTTGTTGAAGCTGATATTACGCCACTTGAAATGGGTAACAAATTATATGTTACTAAAATTCCAGTTGATAACTTCAAGTTGTTAAATCCAGACAACACTGTTGTAGCACAGGTGAGAATTTCACGTGCAGCTATGAAAGCAGCTCAGGAAGCAGCGAAAGCAGCAAAAGCTCCTGCAAAAGGAAAGAAAAAATAA
- the pth gene encoding aminoacyl-tRNA hydrolase, whose translation MKKYLIVGLGNIGAEYVNTRHNIGFKILDHFANKESLSFSTVKLGALAEFKFKGRAFLLLKPNTYMNLSGKAVQYWMQKENIPLENVLVVTDDLNIAFGTIRIKGKGSDGGHNGLKNINLVLNTQEYARFRFGISDEFKKGKQIDYVLGEWNEEEKIKLPDRLDVASEIIKSFGTAGLNNTMNIFNGK comes from the coding sequence ATGAAAAAATATTTAATAGTTGGATTAGGGAATATCGGGGCTGAATATGTAAATACCCGGCATAATATCGGATTTAAAATACTAGATCACTTTGCCAACAAGGAATCCCTGAGTTTTAGTACGGTAAAATTGGGTGCATTGGCAGAATTCAAATTCAAAGGCCGGGCATTCCTGCTCCTAAAGCCCAATACCTACATGAACCTTTCCGGTAAAGCGGTGCAATACTGGATGCAGAAGGAGAATATTCCTTTGGAAAATGTTTTAGTCGTTACAGATGACCTAAACATAGCTTTTGGTACAATCCGGATCAAAGGAAAAGGAAGTGATGGAGGGCATAATGGATTGAAAAATATTAATCTGGTGCTTAATACCCAGGAATACGCACGCTTCCGCTTCGGAATAAGCGATGAATTTAAAAAAGGAAAGCAAATTGATTATGTGCTTGGGGAATGGAACGAAGAGGAAAAAATAAAGCTTCCGGACCGTCTGGATGTGGCTTCCGAAATCATAAAATCGTTCGGAACAGCCGGACTTAACAATACAATGAATATATTTAATGGTAAATAA
- a CDS encoding reprolysin-like metallopeptidase, producing MKKTLLIAVIAIFFFTHGYGQSLWNSIPEERLSNNEKVDRASTPLKYHLYSLNFEALKGLLANAPSRSNTAVSSLVLEFPNAQGEFEHYRIFEASVMDPALAVRYPQIQSYVGISIEDPTATMRFSTTLFGLHTMTLSSKNGTSFIDPFTKDLNNYIVYNKKDLTTEKTLQCLVTDEPVEINETGERSTLETFANDSFFRTYRLAMACTIEYAAYHVNAAGLGSGTLAQKKAAVLAAMNITMTRVNGIYEKDMSLTMKLVANNDAIIFITSDSFNNNDPNTLINQSQTVINSGIGVANYDIGHTVSTGGGGLAQLNVPCTANKAKGITGSPQPVGDAYDVDYVAHEMGHQFGASHTFNGTGGSCSGNRSAAQAVEPGSGSTIMAYAGICTANVQGNSDSYFHAVSLAQMFANVTSTTCQINTPNGNTPPTIDDLASYTIPKGTAFILKGNGADADGDTLTYCWEQTNPGASALNAAAASTTISVPNFRSVTPSTSPNRYMPNFSRVLIGTLAAAASWEIIPNVARTMNFALTVRDNGTPTGGQTARKNMTVTFNGTAGPFTVTSPTENITWAAGTSQTVTWAVAGTTANGINTENVKISYSNNEGSTFTTLIESTPNDGSETITIPAGVASTSCRIMVEAVGNIYYAISRKFNTSSLGNEDFSLADFNLYPNPNRGNFTVQFNSNSSKAITLEVHDIRGRQIFNKSYNNSGLFSEKLQLNNAQSGIYLLTVNDGDKKVVRKIVVE from the coding sequence ATGAAAAAAACATTACTCATTGCTGTCATAGCCATTTTCTTTTTTACCCACGGCTATGGGCAATCTTTATGGAATTCTATTCCTGAAGAAAGACTTTCAAATAATGAAAAAGTAGACCGTGCCAGCACACCTTTAAAGTACCACCTTTACTCATTAAACTTTGAAGCACTAAAAGGCCTACTTGCAAATGCTCCTTCCAGAAGCAATACCGCAGTATCAAGCCTTGTTTTAGAATTTCCAAATGCACAAGGCGAATTTGAGCACTACCGAATTTTTGAAGCCTCAGTAATGGATCCTGCTTTAGCAGTACGCTATCCTCAAATTCAATCTTATGTCGGTATTTCGATTGAAGACCCTACAGCTACTATGCGGTTTAGCACCACACTATTCGGTTTACACACTATGACGCTATCTTCAAAAAACGGAACCAGCTTTATAGATCCATTTACCAAAGACCTTAATAACTACATCGTCTACAACAAAAAAGACTTAACAACTGAAAAAACACTTCAATGCCTTGTAACTGATGAACCAGTGGAAATTAACGAGACGGGCGAAAGAAGCACTCTTGAAACTTTTGCTAACGATAGTTTTTTCAGAACTTATCGCCTCGCCATGGCATGTACAATTGAATATGCTGCCTACCATGTTAACGCAGCTGGACTAGGATCGGGAACCCTGGCCCAGAAAAAAGCAGCAGTTTTAGCCGCAATGAACATAACCATGACACGGGTAAATGGAATTTACGAAAAGGACATGTCTTTAACAATGAAATTGGTAGCCAACAATGATGCTATTATTTTTATTACTTCTGATTCATTTAATAACAATGACCCCAATACACTTATTAACCAAAGCCAGACTGTAATCAATTCTGGCATTGGAGTCGCCAATTATGATATCGGCCATACTGTAAGTACAGGTGGTGGTGGATTAGCACAATTAAATGTTCCTTGTACAGCCAACAAAGCGAAAGGAATTACAGGTTCTCCACAACCCGTAGGTGATGCTTACGATGTTGATTATGTTGCCCATGAAATGGGACACCAGTTTGGAGCTTCCCATACCTTTAATGGAACTGGCGGAAGCTGTAGCGGAAACAGATCTGCAGCGCAAGCCGTAGAGCCTGGAAGCGGAAGCACCATCATGGCCTATGCTGGTATTTGTACTGCTAATGTTCAGGGTAATTCTGATTCTTATTTCCACGCAGTAAGTTTGGCTCAAATGTTTGCCAATGTGACCTCTACAACTTGTCAGATCAATACACCAAATGGCAATACGCCTCCAACCATAGATGATCTTGCCAGCTATACGATTCCAAAGGGAACCGCCTTTATACTAAAAGGAAATGGCGCGGATGCTGATGGCGATACATTAACTTATTGCTGGGAACAAACCAACCCCGGAGCATCAGCACTGAATGCCGCAGCCGCATCAACAACTATATCAGTTCCAAATTTCAGGTCTGTAACTCCAAGTACATCTCCAAACCGATATATGCCTAATTTCTCAAGAGTGCTGATTGGAACTCTTGCTGCTGCTGCTTCCTGGGAAATAATTCCAAATGTAGCCAGAACAATGAATTTTGCTCTTACTGTTAGAGATAATGGCACACCAACTGGAGGACAAACTGCCCGCAAAAATATGACGGTAACATTTAATGGGACTGCAGGACCGTTTACTGTTACATCTCCAACAGAAAACATAACATGGGCCGCAGGCACCAGTCAAACAGTAACTTGGGCTGTAGCCGGAACAACGGCTAACGGGATTAATACAGAAAACGTAAAAATATCCTATTCCAATAACGAAGGCTCTACGTTTACCACACTAATAGAAAGTACACCAAACGATGGAAGTGAAACTATCACAATCCCTGCCGGAGTAGCTTCTACTTCTTGTAGAATAATGGTAGAAGCAGTAGGCAATATTTATTATGCTATCTCTAGAAAATTCAACACTAGCTCTTTAGGAAATGAAGATTTTAGCTTAGCAGATTTCAACCTATATCCAAACCCTAACCGTGGTAATTTCACTGTACAATTCAACTCTAATTCCTCTAAAGCAATTACACTTGAAGTACACGATATTCGTGGAAGGCAGATTTTCAACAAATCCTACAACAACTCAGGATTATTCTCTGAAAAACTACAGTTGAACAATGCACAATCCGGAATCTATTTACTTACAGTTAATGATGGCGATAAAAAAGTCGTTAGAAAAATCGTAGTAGAATAA